The proteins below are encoded in one region of Fulvia fulva chromosome 9, complete sequence:
- a CDS encoding Ankyrin repeat domain-containing protein 50, with product MPHWYDHIKRAESLWTREERVNNPRWKVLFDLLDRLVYERTEDFAKCQALLFNHREVDEHLGLPWDRGTWKPLHIAAFLALPSWTEHLLDRGESLEEISNDRTVLQAAAKGEGSKEILELLLQRGADSNAETDKRMPAVHSWLWTLPSYECMELFVRHGAKLDTIDKVNGWSVLHYFADTAEDVKVLDLLLKDDVNGNHADINAKDEAGETPLHVLMSRREVPADILASFIDRGANVNVEDKDSERPLYEASIAGDHAAMEVILLSVTDIDDPNDYGRRALHQAAWSGYTDCVKTLLKWKADPNILDKHDRTPLDDVERRLTIEQADLRKGRTALHAAAYWGQVGSVRLLLEHGADATIKDKDGKTALELACARWVLSGQQHFEDTIELLVDKDPTSAVNDRDLHSSAAANGSKRILEKLHHLQADLTKPDDFGWTSLMLAKGFGHTDAEKFLQRVDSARVETLPTRWVNMPAHVEVDATGTVLKCSSTDIPPTAISTDKPLRGDLKSYYFEVTSKKMDGVEQATYPERPHTQSLPSASVRWEPQLEVFLAGNRVSTLPMRAPSSGEVEERDELRCEPGDTFGCGVDLEANTMWVTKNGEKIEMDFFKNV from the exons ATGCCTCATTGGTACGACCATATCAAACGAGCCGAATCCCTATGGACACGCGAGGAGAGGGTCAATAATCCCAGATGGAAGGTCCTTTTCGATTTGCTAGACCGCCTTGTTTACGAGCGAACAGAGGACTTTGCCAAATGCCAAGCTTTGCTTTTCAACCATCGAGAAGTAGATGAACACTTGGGCTTGCCTTGGGATCGTGGAACGTGGAAGCCGCTTCATATCGCCGCGTTTTTAGCACTGCCAAGTTGGACGGAACATTTGCTGGATCGTGGCGAAAGCCTCGAGGAGATCTCCAACGACAGGACAGTCCTACAGGCGGCGGCAAAAGGCGAAGGCAGCAAGGAGATTCTGGAGTTGCTACTGCAGAGAGGTGCCGACTCCAACGCGGAAACCGACAAACGCATGCCGGCTGTCCACTCCTGGCTGTGGACGCTGCCGTCCTACGAGTGTATGGAACTGTTCGTTCGACATGGCGCCAAGCTCGACACCATCGACAAAGTGAACGGCTGGTCAGTCCTCCACTACTTTGCAGATACCGCTGAAGATGTCAAAGTACTGGACCTGCTGTTGAAGGACGACGTCAACGGTAATCATGCCGATATCAATGCAAAGGATGAGGCTGGTGAGACGCCGCTACACGTGCTCATGAGCAGGCGAGAGGTACCTGCAGATATACTGGCCAGCTTCATCGATCGTGGCGCTAATGTCAATGTCGAGGACAAGGATTCAGAACGTCCTCTGTACGAAGCTAGCATCGCTGGGGACCACGCAGCGATGGAAGTGATCCTCCTTAGTGTTACAGACATCGATGACCCGAACGACTACGGCCGAAGAGCGTTACATCAAGCAGCCTGGTCGGGATACACAGATTGCGTAAAGACGCTTCTGAAGTGGAAAGCTGACCCGAATATTCTCGACAAGCATGATCGCACACCGCT CGACGATGTCGAGCGTCGACTGACCATCGAGCAAGCAGATCTTCGCAAAGGTCGGACTGCACTTCACGCTGCGGCTTATTGGGGTCAGGTTGGTTCCGTTCGACTTCTTCTCGAACATGGAGCAGACGCCACTATCAAGGATAAAGACGGAAAGACTGCACTCGAGCTTGCCTGCGCACGATGGGTTCTGTCGGGACAACAGCACTTCGAAGACACGATCGAATTGTTGGTTGACAAGGACCCTACTTCCGCTGTCAACGACCGTGATCTGCACTCATCAGCTGCTGCAAATGGGAGCAAGCGCATTCTTGAGAAGCTTCATCATCTTCAGGCCGATCTCACAAAGCCTGATGACTTTGGCTGGACATCACTCATGCTCGCAAAAGGGTTCGGACACACCGACGCAGAGAAATTCCTGCAGAGGGTCGATTCGGCTAGAGTAGAGACATTGCCAACACGCTGGGTCAATATGCCTGCGCACGTCGAGGTCGATGCCACAGGCACAGTACTGAAGTGCTCCTCCACAGACATTCCTCCTACTGCCATCTCGACTGACAAACCGCTTCGAGGTGACCTCAAGTCGTACTACTTCGAAGTGACATCGAAGAAGATGGATGGTGTCGAACAGGCCACATACCCAGAGAGGCCACATACCCAGAGCTTGCCATCGGCTTCTGTACGTTGGGAGCCGCAGCTTGAAGTTTTCCTGGCTGGGAACCGAGTCAGCACGCTCCCCATGCGCGCTC CTAGTAGCGGTGAGGTTGAAGAGCGTGATGAATTACGATGCGAGCCGGGTGATACGTTTGGCTGTGGCGTTGATTTGGAGGCGAATACGATGTGGGTCACGAAGAATGGCGAGAAGATTGAGATGGACTTCTTCAAGAATGTGTGA
- a CDS encoding NADP-dependent malic enzyme: protein MTQIKGSQAPAANIKRAAQHHHHPERRHVPAPADYDTSNPIETRKYLHTYGLTPPGVDTFETQSGRCKAILASRKTPIEKYQYLSVLRNTNVNLFYRLLAENVKEFTPLIYTPTVGEACQTWSELYTQPEGMYLSFADKGHLHSVIQNWPHEVEITVVTDGSRILGLGDLGINGMGIPVGKLSLYTACAGIHPMRTLPLCLDLGTSNEELRNDPLYLGSRRPKVTAEEEKEFLDEMMAALTERWPSIVIQFEDFKNPFPSLERYQDTYTMFNDDIQGTGAVITGGFINAVKQSGVAPKDQRAVFLGAGSAGVGVAKQLTEFFMKEGLSEEEAKKRFWLVDSQGLVTLDRGKLAEHKLYFARDDNNGQQFKTLPEVVEYVKPTILMGLSTIGGAFTPEILTRMAELNDRPVIFPLSNPSSKSECTFEEAIKYTNGKCLFASGSPFPTLEWEGKELVPGQGNNMYVFPGIGLGAILSKSVNVTQNMIYASAEALSTSLLPSEIEDNWLYPAINRIRDVSVVVTRGVIRAAQKDGMDRELALRNISDEELDDYIRERMYDPFTEHKKVDEEIKELAAEFQRNVIGSGSGSNGAATTVGGAEAEAVANGPPRGEQTHGDAMTVQAQ from the exons ATGACTCAAATCAAGGGCTCGCAAGCTCCGGCTGCAAACATAAAGCGTGCCGCACAGCACCACCACCACCCCGAGAGGCGGCATGTACCAGCTCC CGCCGACTACGATACCTCCAACCCAATCGAGACCCGCAAGTACCTCCACACATATGGTCTGACTCCTCCGGGAGTGGACACATTCGAGACGCAGAGTGGAAGAT GCAAGGCAATCTTGGCCTCGAGAAAGACACCCATTGAGAAGTACCAGTACCTCTCAGTGCTGAGGAATACCAACGTGAACCTGTTCTACCGCCTGTTGGCCGAGAACGTCAAG GAGTTCACTCCACTCATCTACACACCCACTGTCGGCGAGGCATGCCAAACATGGTCGGAGCTCTACACACAGCCAGAGG GCATGTACCTCTCATTCGCGGACAAGGGCCACCTCCACTCCGTCATCCAGAACTGGCCACATGAGGTTGAGATCACTGTCGTCACAGACGGCTCCCGTATCTTGGGTCTCGGTGACCTTGGTATCAACGGCATGGGCATTCCAGTCGGCAAGCTCTCCCTCTACACTGCCTGCGCAGGCATCCACCCAATGCGAACCCTCCCGCTCTGCCTCGACCTTGGCACCAGCAATGAAGAGCTCAGGAACGACCCACTATACTTGGGCAGCAGGCGGCCTAAGGTCACTGCTGAGGAAGAGAAGGAGTTCTTGGACGAGATGATGGCTGCTCTGACCGAGCGATGGCCAAGCATTGTCATCCAATTCGAAGACTTCAAGAACCCATTCCCATCGCTTGAGAGGTATCAGGACACATACACCATGTTCAACGACGACATCCAGGGAACTGGTGCCGTGATCACTGGTGGCTTCATCAATGCTGTCAAGCAATCTGGTGTTGCACCAAAGGACCAACGTGCCGTCTTCCTCGGAGCTGGTTCtgccggtgttggtgttgCCAAGCAACTTACTGAGTTCTTCATGAAGGAGGGCCTCAGCGAAGAGGAGGCAAAGAAGCGATTCTGGCTTGTCGACTCACAAGGCTTGGTCACCCTCGACCGTGGCAAGCTTGCCGAGCACAAGCTCTACTTCGCCCGCGACGACAACAACGGCCAGCAGTTCAAGACTCTTCCGGAGGTTGTGGAGTACGTCAAGCCAACGATCCTCATGGGTCTTTCCACCATCGGCGGCGCTTTCACACCCGAGATTCTCACACGCATGGCCGAGCTCAACGACCGCCCAGTCATCTTCCCACTATCCAACCCATCTAGCAAGTCCGAGTGCACATTCGAGGAGGCCATCAAGTACACCAACGGCAAGTGCCTCTTCGCCTCTGGCTCACCTTTCCCTACTCTCGAGTGGGAGGGCAAGGAGCTCGTCCCAGGCCAAGGCAACAACAT GTACGTCTTCCCCGGCATCGGCCTGGGCGCAATCCTCTCCAAATCCGTCAACGTAACCCAGAACATGATCTACGCCTCCGCCGAAGCCCTCAGCACCTCTCTCCTCCCCTCCGAAATCGAAGACAACTGGCTCTACCCCGCCATCAACCGCATCCGCGACGTCTCCGTCGTCGTGACCCGCGGCGTGATCCGCGCCGCCCAGAAGGACGGCATGGACCGCGAACTCGCACTCCGCAACATCTCAGACGAGGAGCTAGACGACTACATCCGGGAACGCATGTACGACCCCTTCACAGAACACAAGAAGGTCGACGAGGAGATCAAGGAGCTTGCGGCGGAATTTCAGAGGAATGTGATTGGAAGTGGAAGTGGGTCTAATGGTGCGGCTACTACTGTTGGTGGTGCGGAAGCTGAGGCTGTGGCTAACGGTCCTCCCAGGGGAGAGCAAACGCATGGCGATGCTATGACGGTGCAGGCACAGTAG